Proteins from a genomic interval of Phaeobacter gallaeciensis DSM 26640:
- a CDS encoding DnaA N-terminal domain-containing protein, which yields MLASKPVGRQAAALKYDILTALGTYALSLEKGPQRLVLRFMTLMTARYNWQRNELAVGQREIARMWSVDERTVKREMAKLRALGWLVVKRQGARGRVTEYGFDLECILTDTRGCWAAVGPDFDHRMRGSDAPEKNVVPLMTGTAAPAPDISDGSEWSLAKAVLHQEDPATYSAWIQALTRESRAGGRLILRAPSRFHGNYVTAHLQERLLAACHDIDADVDQLTILS from the coding sequence ATGCTTGCCAGTAAACCCGTCGGGCGACAGGCCGCGGCGTTAAAATATGATATCCTCACCGCGTTGGGGACCTATGCCCTCTCGCTGGAGAAGGGGCCCCAGCGTCTGGTTCTGCGTTTCATGACTCTGATGACTGCACGCTATAATTGGCAACGCAATGAGCTGGCGGTCGGGCAACGCGAGATTGCCCGGATGTGGTCCGTTGATGAACGCACGGTGAAACGGGAGATGGCCAAGTTGCGCGCCCTTGGCTGGCTGGTGGTCAAACGGCAGGGCGCGCGCGGGCGGGTCACGGAATATGGGTTTGATCTGGAGTGTATCCTGACGGATACCCGCGGATGCTGGGCGGCAGTTGGCCCCGATTTCGATCACCGGATGCGTGGCAGCGACGCGCCTGAGAAAAACGTTGTGCCTTTGATGACAGGAACAGCAGCACCGGCGCCAGATATCAGCGATGGCAGTGAGTGGAGTCTGGCGAAGGCAGTTTTGCATCAGGAAGATCCGGCCACCTATTCGGCATGGATACAGGCGCTCACCCGGGAAAGCAGGGCAGGGGGGCGGCTGATCCTGCGCGCCCCAAGCCGTTTTCACGGCAACTATGTCACCGCACATCTACAGGAGCGGCTGCTGGCCGCCTGTCATGATATCGACGCGGATGTGGATCAGTTGACGATCCTGTCCTAG
- a CDS encoding AAA family ATPase, which translates to MFTHQDLADMQAQSLKMQSWIRQQTFSPKMEKTLRRFSSWEVAELIFKVNQSTLRGRLAADPSLPQGHVEEDGRQRWYSLEEINELRRRLKVNRKSLMPERPAGKRALRVAISNFKGGAGKSTVALHFAHAAALDGYRVLCVDFDPQATLSHSMGLSDVTEDYTVWGIMARDLVRETERMNASTRGAESGAALPERRLPEAITGMGLQDLRISDFVKPTSWPTIDVIPSCANAAFVEFASAQYRHLNPEWSFFAAVSRYLDQLPSEDYDMMIFDCPPAIGYQSMNAVFAADMLYIPSGPGYWEYDSTTSFIGQLSEALEDLSAFNGVVPAGTFSLPKVFQEVRFLLTRYESGNDLHRAMRDAFVKVFGDRMTDHPIEMTRAVEQSGRFLSSIYEIDYRDMTRETWRRARASFDQAYMEFKDNALTAWDQLEDEA; encoded by the coding sequence ATGTTTACCCATCAAGACCTGGCAGACATGCAGGCACAATCGCTGAAAATGCAGAGTTGGATCCGGCAACAGACCTTTTCTCCCAAGATGGAAAAGACGCTGCGGCGGTTCTCCAGCTGGGAAGTGGCGGAGCTGATCTTTAAGGTGAACCAGTCGACCCTGCGCGGTCGCCTTGCCGCCGATCCCAGCCTGCCGCAGGGCCATGTTGAGGAAGACGGCCGCCAGCGCTGGTACTCTCTTGAGGAAATAAACGAGCTGCGTCGCCGTCTGAAGGTGAACCGCAAATCACTGATGCCGGAGCGCCCAGCGGGCAAGCGCGCGCTGCGGGTGGCGATCTCCAACTTCAAAGGGGGGGCAGGCAAATCCACCGTAGCGCTGCATTTCGCCCATGCCGCCGCCTTGGACGGGTACCGTGTGCTTTGTGTTGATTTCGATCCCCAGGCCACGCTCTCCCATTCCATGGGGCTGAGCGATGTGACGGAGGATTATACCGTCTGGGGTATCATGGCGCGCGATCTGGTGCGCGAGACTGAACGCATGAACGCCAGCACCCGTGGTGCGGAGTCCGGGGCTGCCCTGCCCGAACGCCGGCTACCGGAGGCAATCACTGGCATGGGACTTCAGGATCTGCGGATCAGCGACTTTGTCAAACCGACCAGTTGGCCCACGATTGATGTGATCCCCAGCTGTGCCAATGCCGCCTTTGTGGAATTTGCTTCCGCCCAGTATCGGCACCTCAATCCTGAGTGGTCCTTTTTTGCGGCGGTGTCGCGCTACCTCGATCAGCTGCCGTCAGAAGACTATGACATGATGATCTTCGACTGCCCGCCAGCGATCGGCTACCAGTCAATGAATGCGGTTTTTGCGGCAGATATGCTCTATATCCCGTCGGGTCCTGGCTACTGGGAGTATGATTCCACGACCTCCTTCATCGGTCAGCTCTCCGAGGCGCTGGAGGATCTCTCTGCGTTCAATGGCGTTGTCCCCGCGGGGACGTTCAGCTTGCCGAAGGTGTTTCAGGAGGTGCGCTTCCTGTTGACCCGCTATGAATCCGGCAATGATCTGCATCGGGCGATGCGCGACGCATTTGTGAAGGTGTTTGGCGACCGGATGACAGATCATCCGATCGAGATGACCCGCGCGGTTGAACAATCCGGGCGCTTCCTTAGCTCGATTTATGAGATCGACTATCGGGATATGACGCGGGAAACCTGGCGGCGAGCGCGGGCCTCGTTTGATCAGGCCTATATGGAATTCAAGGATAACGCCCTGACGGCATGGGACCAGTTGGAGGATGAGGCATGA
- a CDS encoding ParB/RepB/Spo0J family partition protein, translating into MSKRRMFDIDFPSEPTVAKPKAPSPAASQSQPATSAPETKSAFRSGEGRRGPMATAISENADALRTRAEVEQNIRAENDRLAHEFVRLKTLGLVVDRIPLDQISTSKLIRDRAVNRDPDLQELKESIRDLGLSNPIRVEEDGEGYQLVQGFRRLSAYRALYEETGDEQYRLIPAGLVARGETLQGLYRRMVDENLVRRDISFAEMAQLALSYARDPETGSDSVEDSVALLYASAGRQKRSYIRHFAELLELIGAELSFAEAIPRALGLDLKKHLVETPSAVEPLRQRLRDRSFSSADEELSVLRQSLKASVSGASAMSTSQRAGMAKTTLRCAVPTGTVRCLARDGRIEMAMERDFSSVDQRRLEMAITAFFDALDGEDI; encoded by the coding sequence ATGAGCAAGCGCAGAATGTTCGACATCGATTTCCCGTCGGAGCCAACAGTCGCCAAACCGAAGGCCCCCTCCCCTGCCGCATCGCAGTCGCAACCGGCAACCAGCGCGCCGGAAACCAAATCCGCCTTCCGCTCAGGCGAGGGTCGGCGTGGACCGATGGCCACTGCGATCAGCGAAAACGCCGATGCGTTGCGGACGCGGGCTGAGGTGGAACAGAATATCCGCGCTGAGAATGACCGGCTTGCGCATGAGTTTGTGCGGCTCAAGACGCTCGGCCTTGTGGTCGACCGGATTCCGCTGGATCAGATTTCCACCAGCAAGTTGATCCGCGACCGCGCGGTTAATCGCGATCCTGATCTGCAGGAGTTGAAGGAGTCTATTCGCGATCTCGGCCTTTCCAACCCGATCCGGGTTGAGGAAGACGGCGAGGGCTATCAGCTGGTTCAGGGGTTTCGGCGGCTGTCGGCCTATCGCGCGCTTTATGAGGAAACCGGGGATGAGCAGTATCGCCTGATCCCGGCAGGCCTGGTTGCGCGGGGAGAAACACTGCAAGGTCTCTACCGTCGGATGGTGGATGAAAACCTCGTGCGGCGGGATATCTCTTTTGCTGAGATGGCACAATTGGCGCTGTCTTATGCGCGGGATCCCGAGACCGGTTCAGACTCTGTAGAAGACTCTGTTGCGCTGCTTTATGCCTCTGCGGGCCGTCAGAAACGCAGCTACATCCGCCACTTTGCCGAGCTGCTGGAACTGATTGGGGCGGAGCTGTCCTTTGCCGAAGCGATCCCCCGGGCCCTCGGCTTGGATCTGAAGAAGCATCTTGTGGAGACCCCATCTGCGGTTGAGCCGCTGCGCCAGCGCCTGCGGGACCGGAGTTTTTCCAGTGCAGATGAAGAGCTGTCGGTGCTGCGACAGTCGCTGAAAGCATCTGTATCAGGTGCCAGCGCGATGAGCACGAGCCAGCGCGCGGGCATGGCAAAGACAACGCTGCGCTGTGCTGTCCCCACGGGGACAGTCCGTTGTCTGGCCCGGGACGGCCGGATTGAGATGGCGATGGAACGAGATTTCTCGTCGGTTGATCAGCGGCGACTGGAAATGGCGATCACGGCGTTCTTCGATGCGCTTGACGGTGAGGATATCTGA